In Aestuariibaculum lutulentum, one DNA window encodes the following:
- the pruA gene encoding L-glutamate gamma-semialdehyde dehydrogenase, producing the protein MGKGFFNVPVAVNEPVKSYAPGTPERDAVLAEYKNMYNSTVDVPLYINGQNIETGNTRTMSPPHDHQHVVGTYHLAEKSHVDDAIATALEARKSWALMPWEQRAAIFLKAAELVAGPYRYKINAATMMAQSKNIFQAEIDAACEFVDFLRFNVQYMTEIYSEQPKSTSDAWNRVEYRPLEGFTYAVTPFNFTAISGNLPACMALMGNVVVWKPSDSQIYSAKVIMDIFEEAGVPAGVINVVFGDPVMISETVLSHPDFSGLHFTGSTFIFKELWKQIGNNIHNYKTYPRIVGETGGKDFIMAHKSANPKQVATAIVRGAFEYQGQKCSAASRAYVPSNLWEDVKAQLTEDVNSFKMGSPEDMSNFITAVIHEGSFNKLVKYIEQAKTDADAEIILGGGYDKSKGYFVEPTVIVTTNPKYVTMETELFGPVITIYVYDADKYSETLKLVDETSEYALTGAIISQDRYAITEATTALQNCAGNFYINDKCTGAVVGQQPFGGARASGTNDKAGSPQNLLRWVSPRLIKETFVTPTDYRYPFLGE; encoded by the coding sequence ATGGGAAAAGGATTCTTTAATGTACCTGTTGCAGTCAATGAACCTGTAAAGTCTTACGCTCCGGGAACTCCCGAACGTGATGCTGTATTAGCAGAATACAAAAACATGTATAACAGTACAGTTGATGTACCTTTATATATAAACGGACAAAACATAGAAACTGGAAACACCAGAACCATGTCGCCTCCACACGATCACCAACATGTTGTTGGAACTTACCACTTAGCTGAGAAATCGCATGTTGATGATGCTATCGCAACTGCTTTGGAAGCAAGAAAATCTTGGGCTTTAATGCCATGGGAACAACGTGCTGCTATCTTTTTAAAGGCTGCTGAACTTGTTGCCGGACCTTACCGTTATAAAATTAATGCTGCGACTATGATGGCGCAGTCTAAAAATATTTTCCAGGCTGAAATTGATGCTGCTTGTGAGTTTGTAGACTTTTTACGTTTCAACGTACAGTACATGACTGAAATCTACAGCGAACAACCAAAAAGCACAAGCGATGCATGGAACCGTGTTGAGTACAGACCTCTTGAAGGTTTCACTTACGCTGTAACTCCATTTAACTTTACTGCTATTTCTGGAAACTTACCTGCTTGTATGGCATTAATGGGTAACGTTGTTGTTTGGAAACCAAGCGACAGCCAGATTTACTCTGCTAAAGTAATCATGGACATCTTCGAAGAAGCTGGTGTTCCTGCAGGTGTTATTAATGTAGTTTTCGGTGATCCAGTAATGATTTCTGAAACTGTATTATCGCACCCAGATTTTTCTGGATTACACTTCACGGGTTCTACATTTATTTTTAAAGAACTTTGGAAACAAATAGGAAACAACATTCACAACTATAAAACATACCCAAGAATTGTTGGTGAAACTGGAGGTAAAGATTTCATCATGGCGCATAAATCGGCTAACCCTAAACAAGTAGCTACTGCTATTGTTCGTGGTGCATTCGAATATCAAGGACAAAAATGTAGTGCAGCTTCTCGTGCTTATGTACCATCAAACCTTTGGGAAGATGTAAAAGCACAACTTACCGAAGATGTAAACTCATTTAAAATGGGTTCTCCGGAAGATATGAGTAACTTCATCACCGCTGTTATTCACGAAGGATCATTCAACAAATTAGTAAAATACATCGAGCAAGCTAAAACGGATGCTGACGCTGAAATTATTCTTGGTGGCGGTTACGATAAGAGCAAAGGCTATTTTGTTGAACCAACAGTAATTGTAACAACAAATCCTAAATACGTAACTATGGAAACTGAGTTATTCGGTCCTGTAATTACTATTTACGTTTACGATGCTGACAAGTACTCTGAAACGTTAAAATTAGTTGACGAAACAAGTGAATACGCTTTAACTGGTGCTATTATATCTCAAGACAGATATGCAATTACCGAAGCAACCACAGCTTTACAAAACTGTGCAGGCAACTTCTACATTAATGACAAATGTACAGGTGCCGTTGTAGGTCAGCAACCATTTGGTGGTGCACGTGCTTCAGGAACTAACGATAAAGCAGGAAGCCCTCAAAACTTATTACGTTGGGTATCTCCTCGATTAATAAAAGAAACTTTTGTAACTCCAACGGATTACCGTTACCCATTTTTAGGAGAATAG
- a CDS encoding NRDE family protein yields the protein MCTVTLVPKGNNNFILTSNRDEAPSRVSIPPEIYSQENSKLLFPKDVISGGTWIGVSEHNRVVCVLNGAFDLHERRDVYRRSRGLVATDFLLFEEDIEHEINTYNFEDIEPFTIVVADWNNGLKFFELVWDGELKYFKELPLEEHIWSSSTLYTGEMKRERISWFKTFKENHKLTKETIMKFHKNAGQGNLDYGVIMDRGFVKTTSITQIEKSNHKVSMYYENLHNDMISNETLKFPEIVNE from the coding sequence ATGTGTACAGTTACTTTGGTTCCTAAAGGGAATAACAATTTTATTTTAACTTCTAATCGTGATGAAGCTCCGTCTAGAGTGTCAATTCCTCCTGAGATTTATTCTCAAGAGAACTCAAAATTATTATTTCCAAAAGATGTGATTTCTGGTGGAACCTGGATTGGAGTTAGTGAGCATAACCGGGTGGTTTGTGTCTTGAATGGCGCTTTCGATTTACATGAACGACGAGATGTTTATAGACGAAGCAGAGGCTTAGTTGCGACAGATTTTTTGCTTTTTGAAGAAGATATTGAGCATGAAATAAATACTTATAATTTTGAAGATATAGAGCCGTTTACCATAGTGGTTGCCGACTGGAATAATGGTTTGAAATTCTTTGAGCTTGTTTGGGATGGTGAACTTAAATATTTTAAAGAGTTGCCATTGGAAGAACATATCTGGTCGTCTTCAACCTTGTATACAGGAGAGATGAAGAGGGAACGTATATCTTGGTTTAAAACTTTTAAAGAAAATCATAAACTGACTAAAGAAACTATAATGAAATTTCACAAAAATGCAGGACAAGGTAATTTGGATTATGGGGTTATTATGGATCGCGGATTTGTTAAAACTACAAGTATTACCCAGATAGAAAAGTCGAATCATAAGGTGAGTATGTATTATGAAAATCTTCATAACGACATGATTTCTAATGAAACCTTGAAATTTCCTGAAATCGTTAATGAATAA
- a CDS encoding DUF6695 family protein, whose protein sequence is MNNTGIILTLAYPETIVMVSKEWFSPFLRFLGIGKKNYLRAGHAALVLINKATGSLEYHDFGRYITPEPTGRVRGKDTDNELDFPIKAEIQGDTILNLEDILKFLATHPKLTHGDGKLVASVCAFVDYKNARAHITEMQNKHFIRYAAFIRNACNCARFVTDALIASVTDKNIKRKLETSKWFTPSTVGNVLLANTASHVFEVSEAGDICVFRGSQSSENMRCFLDRLQDHKPDFVGTLQSKPIEDLHHKSQWLSGIAAGAWFELHDLEEALHFKFRRISPHGNVDVDAVYRIEDDGFEYHETYEFIHYSNCKFFHIKQKDRVYRFNRVGEL, encoded by the coding sequence ATGAATAATACTGGAATCATTTTAACACTGGCTTACCCGGAAACCATTGTTATGGTTTCTAAGGAATGGTTTTCGCCGTTTTTAAGATTTTTAGGAATTGGAAAGAAGAATTATTTAAGAGCAGGGCATGCGGCGTTGGTATTAATTAACAAAGCTACTGGGAGTTTAGAGTATCATGATTTCGGACGTTATATAACTCCTGAACCCACAGGGCGTGTGCGTGGAAAGGACACTGATAATGAATTGGATTTTCCTATTAAAGCAGAAATTCAAGGCGACACTATTTTAAATTTAGAGGACATTTTAAAATTTTTAGCAACACATCCTAAGTTGACTCATGGTGATGGAAAACTTGTGGCTTCGGTATGTGCTTTTGTAGATTATAAAAATGCCCGAGCACATATTACCGAAATGCAAAACAAGCATTTTATTCGGTATGCGGCGTTTATAAGAAATGCGTGTAACTGCGCGCGTTTTGTTACTGATGCTTTGATTGCTTCAGTGACAGATAAGAATATTAAACGCAAGTTGGAAACATCGAAGTGGTTTACGCCGAGTACCGTTGGAAATGTATTGTTGGCTAATACGGCATCTCATGTTTTTGAGGTTTCTGAGGCAGGGGATATATGTGTTTTTAGAGGTTCTCAATCCAGTGAAAATATGCGTTGTTTTTTAGATAGGTTGCAAGACCATAAACCTGATTTTGTTGGAACATTACAATCAAAACCTATTGAAGATTTGCATCATAAGTCACAGTGGTTATCTGGTATTGCTGCCGGCGCCTGGTTTGAATTGCATGATTTGGAGGAGGCTTTACATTTTAAATTCAGGCGTATTTCACCTCACGGGAATGTTGATGTTGATGCTGTTTATAGAATTGAGGACGATGGCTTTGAGTATCATGAAACTTATGAATTTATTCACTACTCAAACTGTAAATTTTTTCACATTAAACAAAAGGATAGGGTTTATCGTTTTAACAGAGTAGGGGAATTATAA
- the apaG gene encoding Co2+/Mg2+ efflux protein ApaG — protein sequence MVQLVTRGIKISVETTYEGSFYRDYKIQYAFGYTITIENQSKDVVQLNSRHWDIFDALNNVEIVTGEGVIGQTPIIQPGESHTYSSGCLLSSPFGAMKGFYNMLNFSTNSIFKVTIPTFKLSAPFAIN from the coding sequence ATGGTTCAATTAGTTACTAGAGGGATTAAAATCTCGGTCGAAACTACCTACGAAGGCTCTTTTTACAGAGACTACAAAATACAGTATGCTTTCGGCTACACCATTACTATTGAAAACCAAAGTAAAGATGTTGTTCAATTAAATTCCCGTCACTGGGACATTTTTGATGCTTTAAACAACGTTGAAATTGTAACAGGTGAAGGTGTTATTGGTCAGACTCCGATAATCCAACCCGGCGAATCACATACTTACTCTTCAGGATGCCTGCTTTCTTCCCCTTTTGGAGCCATGAAAGGTTTTTACAACATGCTTAATTTCTCAACCAACAGCATTTTTAAGGTCACTATCCCTACATTTAAACTAAGCGCACCTTTTGCGATAAACTAA
- a CDS encoding type IX secretion system plug protein — translation MKINTHLFFYFFFFSFLSFAQVEEVTPPDYIKTINFKGNTPETQLPILKLGEYVVLEFDALNGNEDDYYYKIEHFNHDWTPSVLFKSEYLDGFDNQRIRDYENSYNTYQIYSHYKLTIPNQFTKGLKVSGNYMLSIFNSYDELVFSRKFMIYEDEASVGVALKRARNIEYIDQKQRVDITISPNGAAFNNPMQTVKTVIVQNNNLNSAIKDLKPLYTVGKQLIYKYDTETSFWGGNEYLYFENKDVRAANTGVQFIDLKELYHNYLFTNIPRYNRPYTYNPDINGNYVITNIDAEDPSIEADYVWVHFSLLADDTYRNKNVHIYGNFNNYVVDESTQLIYDEDRDTFSTSLLLKQGFYNYKYVVVNTNNTIDEGVISGNFYQTENNYKVIVYYRDLGARYDKIVGIGEGSSVNISN, via the coding sequence ATGAAAATTAACACACATCTCTTTTTTTATTTTTTCTTTTTCTCTTTCTTAAGCTTTGCCCAAGTTGAAGAAGTTACACCACCTGACTATATAAAAACCATAAATTTTAAAGGAAATACGCCCGAAACGCAATTACCCATTTTAAAGCTTGGTGAATATGTGGTTTTAGAGTTCGACGCCTTAAACGGAAATGAGGATGATTACTACTATAAAATTGAACATTTTAATCACGACTGGACACCTTCCGTTTTATTCAAATCGGAATATTTAGACGGTTTTGATAATCAGCGTATTCGCGACTACGAAAACTCATATAACACCTATCAAATTTATTCACATTACAAACTAACCATCCCTAATCAGTTTACTAAAGGTTTAAAGGTTTCAGGGAATTACATGCTTTCAATTTTCAATAGTTACGACGAACTGGTTTTCTCAAGAAAATTTATGATTTACGAAGATGAAGCATCGGTTGGCGTTGCACTTAAACGCGCAAGAAACATTGAGTATATAGACCAGAAACAACGTGTAGATATTACTATTTCCCCTAATGGCGCTGCTTTTAATAACCCTATGCAAACCGTAAAAACTGTTATTGTACAAAACAACAACTTAAACTCAGCTATAAAAGATTTAAAACCCTTGTATACGGTTGGAAAACAACTTATTTACAAGTATGATACCGAAACCAGTTTCTGGGGTGGAAACGAATACCTGTATTTTGAAAACAAAGATGTTCGCGCAGCCAATACAGGAGTGCAATTTATTGATTTAAAAGAACTATACCACAACTATTTATTTACTAATATCCCCAGATACAACAGACCTTACACTTACAATCCGGACATTAATGGAAATTACGTCATCACCAATATTGATGCCGAAGACCCGAGTATAGAAGCCGACTATGTCTGGGTGCATTTTTCCCTGTTAGCCGACGACACTTACAGGAATAAAAATGTACACATCTATGGCAACTTCAACAACTATGTAGTAGATGAAAGCACCCAATTAATTTACGATGAAGATCGAGATACCTTTTCCACGTCTCTACTATTAAAACAAGGATTTTACAATTATAAATACGTTGTTGTTAACACTAACAACACTATTGATGAAGGCGTAATTAGCGGCAACTTTTACCAAACCGAAAATAATTATAAAGTCATCGTGTATTATAGAGATCTGGGTGCCCGTTACGATAAAATTGTAGGCATTGGTGAAGGATCTTCGGTAAACATATCAAACTAA
- a CDS encoding Na(+)-translocating NADH-quinone reductase subunit A → MSNDIKIKKGLNIKLKGEAEKTVEQAVISKYCTVRPEDFHSVIPKLVAKEGTTLKAGETIFYDKSNESVKFVSPVSGTVVEVVRGPKRRVDAVKIEVDSEQVYLDNGKFDVDAANPGMVKAHLLASGCWPFIKQRPYDVVANPSKTPKAIFISGYASAPLAADLDFTLKGKEAELQAAVTAIGKLTEGKVHVSVGANSNSPLAGLSGITLHKVSGPHPSGNVGTLINRVDPVNKGEVVWTVNAQDLVIIGELLLTGKFNAERIVALAGSEIEKPRYFKTKIGSEVATMIYDKGITQDSNARVISGNVLSGKQVRPDGALDYYSNVITVIPEGDDYDFFGWNKPVFNKISTSRALTFSWLNPKKEYNLDTNTNGEHRAFVVTGGYEEVFPLDIYPLQILKACMYKDLDEMEALGMYEVAPEDFALTEFVCVSKQPHQKIIREGLDLMLKEIG, encoded by the coding sequence ATGTCAAACGACATTAAGATTAAGAAAGGTCTGAATATAAAACTTAAAGGTGAGGCTGAAAAAACTGTTGAACAGGCAGTTATAAGTAAGTACTGCACGGTTAGACCTGAAGATTTCCACAGCGTAATTCCAAAACTTGTAGCTAAAGAAGGTACCACATTAAAAGCGGGTGAAACGATTTTTTATGATAAATCGAACGAATCTGTGAAATTTGTGTCGCCTGTATCTGGAACTGTAGTTGAGGTAGTTCGTGGACCAAAACGTAGAGTAGATGCTGTTAAAATAGAAGTTGATAGCGAACAAGTGTACTTAGACAACGGTAAGTTTGATGTCGATGCGGCTAACCCAGGAATGGTAAAGGCGCATTTATTGGCTTCAGGCTGTTGGCCATTTATCAAACAACGTCCATACGATGTTGTGGCTAACCCGTCTAAAACACCAAAGGCTATTTTTATTTCAGGTTACGCAAGTGCACCTTTAGCAGCCGATTTAGATTTTACTTTAAAAGGTAAAGAAGCAGAATTACAAGCTGCCGTTACTGCCATAGGGAAATTAACTGAAGGTAAAGTACACGTGTCTGTTGGTGCTAATTCTAATTCGCCTTTAGCAGGTTTATCTGGAATTACACTTCACAAAGTATCAGGACCACACCCTTCAGGGAATGTAGGTACATTAATTAACAGAGTAGACCCTGTTAATAAAGGTGAAGTTGTTTGGACGGTAAACGCACAGGATCTTGTTATTATAGGTGAATTATTGTTAACTGGTAAATTTAACGCAGAGCGTATTGTTGCTTTAGCAGGTTCTGAGATTGAAAAACCACGTTACTTTAAAACCAAAATTGGTAGCGAAGTAGCAACTATGATTTACGATAAAGGTATTACTCAAGACTCTAATGCTCGTGTAATTTCAGGAAACGTTTTAAGTGGAAAACAAGTAAGACCAGATGGTGCTTTAGATTATTACAGTAATGTAATAACTGTAATTCCAGAAGGAGATGATTACGATTTCTTTGGATGGAATAAACCGGTATTCAACAAAATTTCTACTTCTAGAGCATTAACCTTCTCTTGGTTAAACCCTAAAAAAGAATACAACTTAGATACCAATACAAATGGTGAACACCGTGCTTTCGTTGTTACTGGTGGTTACGAAGAAGTATTTCCTTTAGATATTTATCCATTACAAATTTTAAAAGCTTGTATGTATAAAGATTTAGATGAAATGGAAGCTTTAGGGATGTATGAAGTAGCTCCTGAAGATTTTGCATTAACTGAGTTTGTTTGTGTATCTAAGCAACCACATCAAAAAATTATTAGAGAGGGCTTAGATTTAATGCTTAAAGAAATTGGATAA
- a CDS encoding NADH:ubiquinone reductase (Na(+)-transporting) subunit B, whose product MSLKNKLHVLKEKYKSTKFAPAFNALHTFLYLPNETTHGGTHVKAADDLKRTMNTVIMAMIPCLIFGMFNAGYQHNLAVGSIDAVSGGFFSSEFWTLANFMIGFWKILPLVIVSYGVGLGIEFLFAIIKKHEVEEGYLVTGMLVPLVVPIDIPLWMLAVAVAFGVVIGKEVFGGTGMNILNPALTIRAFLFFAYPTWMSGDKVWVEGAVERTNEIAAGANLDAISGETILGSLAQGKEFAYSVSDMFLGFIPGSVGETSTVLILLGGLFLIFTKIGSWRIMLSSVVGAIVMGLIFNQVVDAGIISEASKFYGLMSTPFWHHLLIGGFAFGTVFMATDPVTASQTNKGKWIYGFLIGFISILIRVFNPAYPEGVMLAILLMNVFAPTIDHYVVQGNVKKRMKRLKAKVA is encoded by the coding sequence ATGAGTTTAAAAAATAAATTACATGTTTTAAAAGAAAAGTATAAAAGCACGAAGTTTGCTCCTGCATTCAACGCGCTTCATACCTTCTTATACTTGCCAAACGAGACCACTCACGGTGGAACTCATGTTAAGGCTGCAGATGATTTAAAGCGTACCATGAATACGGTTATCATGGCTATGATTCCGTGTTTAATTTTCGGAATGTTTAACGCAGGGTATCAACACAATTTAGCTGTTGGTTCTATCGATGCAGTTTCAGGTGGTTTCTTTAGTTCAGAATTCTGGACTTTAGCAAACTTCATGATTGGTTTCTGGAAAATACTTCCGTTAGTAATCGTATCTTACGGTGTTGGTTTAGGAATTGAGTTCTTATTCGCAATCATTAAAAAACACGAGGTTGAAGAAGGATACTTAGTAACTGGTATGTTAGTGCCACTTGTTGTACCTATCGATATTCCGCTTTGGATGCTTGCAGTAGCAGTAGCTTTCGGTGTTGTAATTGGTAAGGAAGTATTTGGTGGTACAGGAATGAATATTCTTAACCCGGCTTTAACCATTCGTGCATTTTTATTCTTTGCATATCCAACCTGGATGTCTGGAGATAAAGTATGGGTAGAAGGTGCTGTTGAAAGAACTAACGAGATTGCTGCTGGTGCTAATTTAGATGCTATTTCTGGTGAAACCATTTTAGGAAGCTTAGCGCAAGGAAAGGAATTTGCTTATTCAGTTTCAGATATGTTCTTAGGATTTATTCCTGGATCTGTTGGTGAAACGTCTACAGTATTAATCCTTTTAGGTGGTTTATTCTTAATCTTCACTAAAATTGGAAGCTGGAGAATTATGTTATCTTCTGTAGTAGGAGCTATTGTAATGGGATTAATCTTCAATCAGGTTGTTGATGCTGGTATTATTTCTGAAGCAAGTAAGTTCTATGGCTTAATGAGCACCCCATTCTGGCACCACTTATTAATTGGAGGTTTTGCTTTTGGTACGGTGTTTATGGCTACAGATCCTGTAACAGCTTCACAAACCAATAAAGGAAAATGGATTTACGGATTCTTAATAGGATTTATCTCTATCTTAATTCGTGTATTTAACCCGGCATATCCAGAGGGTGTAATGTTAGCGATTCTTTTAATGAACGTATTTGCACCAACTATCGATCATTACGTAGTTCAAGGTAATGTGAAGAAAAGAATGAAACGTTTAAAAGCTAAAGTTGCATAA
- a CDS encoding Na(+)-translocating NADH-quinone reductase subunit C: MENRTDKNSYTILFAIAMVVIVGALLAFTASSLSPKISENMRIEKQQNILYAMGVNNNDAGSAVFVDTKDASELFAKYITKQEVITNGSVSEDNQAYLIDLKKDKAAAGGDAAKRNLPLFIGEKDGKTFYIVPIYGKGLWDAIWGYVSMDENMVIQGAYFDHKGETPGLGANIKERFFMDDFIGEHLLDANGNFKGVEVAKGNADPTNEDKTDNEVDAIAGATITGNGVAAMIKSDLKLYKPYFDNLKNN; encoded by the coding sequence ATGGAAAATAGAACAGACAAAAATTCATATACTATTCTATTTGCGATAGCAATGGTAGTAATTGTAGGAGCCTTATTAGCATTTACGGCTTCTTCATTAAGTCCGAAGATTTCAGAAAATATGCGTATAGAAAAACAACAAAATATTCTATATGCCATGGGAGTAAATAATAACGATGCTGGTAGTGCTGTGTTTGTAGATACCAAAGACGCATCAGAATTATTTGCTAAATATATCACTAAGCAAGAGGTTATCACAAATGGAAGCGTTTCTGAAGATAACCAAGCTTATTTAATCGATCTTAAAAAAGATAAAGCTGCTGCTGGTGGAGATGCTGCAAAGCGCAACTTACCTTTATTTATTGGAGAGAAAGACGGAAAGACATTTTACATTGTGCCAATCTACGGAAAGGGACTTTGGGATGCTATCTGGGGATATGTTTCAATGGATGAGAACATGGTTATTCAAGGCGCATACTTCGATCATAAAGGTGAAACACCAGGATTAGGAGCGAACATTAAAGAGCGTTTCTTTATGGACGATTTTATTGGAGAACATTTGTTAGATGCTAACGGAAACTTTAAAGGAGTGGAGGTAGCTAAAGGAAATGCCGATCCAACAAACGAAGATAAAACAGATAATGAGGTTGATGCTATTGCAGGAGCTACTATTACAGGTAATGGTGTTGCAGCAATGATTAAAAGCGATTTAAAGCTTTACAAACCTTATTTTGATAATTTAAAAAATAATTAA
- a CDS encoding NADH:ubiquinone reductase (Na(+)-transporting) subunit D: MGLLSKKDAKLITDPLADNNPITIQVLGICSALAITAQLKASIVMAVSVLFVLGIGNVVISLLRNIIPSKIRIIVQLVVVAALVIIVDQVLKAFSYELSKTLSVFVGLIITNCIIMGRFEAFALGNGPWKSFLDGIGNALGYGVILIIVGFFRELLGSGTLLGFKVLGDPIEKTGLYAIGYENNGFMLLSPMALIVVGIIIWVQRSRNKALIED; the protein is encoded by the coding sequence ATGGGACTTTTATCAAAGAAAGACGCAAAGTTAATTACAGATCCGTTAGCAGATAATAACCCAATTACTATTCAGGTATTAGGTATTTGTTCTGCCTTAGCGATTACAGCGCAGTTAAAAGCATCTATTGTAATGGCTGTATCTGTATTATTTGTATTAGGTATAGGTAACGTGGTTATCTCTTTATTGAGAAACATTATTCCTTCAAAAATTAGAATTATAGTTCAGTTAGTTGTTGTTGCAGCTTTAGTAATTATAGTAGACCAGGTATTAAAAGCATTCTCATACGAGTTAAGTAAAACCTTATCGGTATTCGTTGGGTTAATAATTACCAACTGTATCATTATGGGACGTTTCGAGGCTTTCGCTTTGGGTAATGGGCCATGGAAATCGTTTTTAGATGGTATTGGTAATGCTTTAGGTTATGGTGTTATTCTTATTATCGTTGGTTTCTTCAGAGAATTATTAGGTTCTGGTACATTATTAGGATTTAAAGTTTTGGGAGATCCAATCGAAAAAACAGGATTATATGCCATAGGATATGAAAATAATGGTTTCATGTTATTATCGCCAATGGCGTTAATCGTGGTAGGTATCATTATTTGGGTACAACGTTCTAGAAACAAAGCATTAATCGAAGACTAG
- the nqrE gene encoding NADH:ubiquinone reductase (Na(+)-transporting) subunit E, whose protein sequence is MEHLELFLKSIFIDNMVFATFLGMCSYLAVSKKVSTAVGLGAAVIFVMLITVPLNWLLDQYILQPGALKWLGEEYAAYDLSFLSFILFIATIATMVQLVEIVVEKFSPSLYNSLGIFLPLIAVNCAILGGSLFMQSREIPTLGLATVYGVGSGIGWFLAILAIAAIREKIRYSNVPPALRGLGITFIITGLMAIGFMSFGGMLTGGDDEAKKEEKTASVQEETSNDQVAINAAETEKEELANNTNN, encoded by the coding sequence ATGGAACATTTAGAATTATTTTTAAAATCAATATTTATAGATAACATGGTATTTGCTACGTTCTTAGGAATGTGTTCTTACCTTGCAGTATCTAAAAAAGTTTCAACAGCTGTTGGTTTAGGGGCTGCCGTTATTTTCGTAATGCTTATAACAGTACCTTTAAACTGGTTGTTAGATCAGTATATTTTACAACCAGGTGCTTTAAAATGGTTAGGTGAAGAGTATGCAGCTTACGATTTAAGTTTCTTATCATTCATCTTATTCATCGCTACTATTGCAACCATGGTACAGTTAGTAGAAATCGTGGTAGAGAAGTTCTCTCCATCATTATATAACTCACTTGGTATTTTCTTACCACTTATCGCAGTAAACTGTGCAATTTTAGGAGGTTCATTATTCATGCAATCTCGTGAAATCCCAACTTTAGGTTTAGCAACAGTATACGGTGTAGGTTCAGGTATTGGATGGTTTTTAGCAATCTTAGCAATTGCAGCTATACGTGAGAAAATCAGATATTCAAACGTGCCGCCTGCATTACGTGGTTTAGGTATTACCTTTATCATTACCGGGTTAATGGCGATTGGATTCATGAGTTTTGGTGGTATGTTAACTGGTGGTGATGATGAGGCTAAGAAAGAAGAGAAAACAGCTTCTGTTCAAGAGGAAACATCAAACGATCAGGTTGCTATAAATGCAGCTGAAACAGAAAAAGAAGAGTTAGCTAACAATACAAATAATTAA